In the Ilumatobacteraceae bacterium genome, one interval contains:
- a CDS encoding serine acetyltransferase: MRSGNFRDAITDLRLDAARWVRPEAISDVAEVTPTMLLKLLHRHLPLRAMAWFRLAVAARRAGIRGVSGWVQRRLLRVYGLELAPGTPVGGGCYIAHPVGCVLHAESIGHNVTIVGQVTFGTRSDARWPRIGDLTYIGVGARVLGGIDVGDGAVIGANAVVIEDVAPGATVVGVPGRVLTTGAGQDGE, from the coding sequence ATGAGATCCGGCAATTTCAGGGACGCGATCACGGATCTGCGCCTCGACGCTGCGCGCTGGGTGCGACCCGAAGCGATCTCCGATGTCGCCGAGGTCACACCGACGATGCTGCTCAAGTTGTTGCATCGTCATCTGCCGCTGCGCGCCATGGCGTGGTTCCGGCTGGCGGTCGCGGCGAGACGAGCCGGAATCCGAGGGGTCAGCGGTTGGGTCCAGCGTCGACTGCTCCGGGTCTATGGACTCGAACTCGCTCCCGGCACCCCAGTCGGCGGCGGCTGCTACATCGCACACCCCGTTGGCTGCGTGCTGCACGCCGAATCCATCGGCCACAACGTCACCATCGTCGGGCAGGTCACGTTCGGAACGCGATCCGACGCGCGATGGCCCCGGATCGGCGATCTGACGTACATCGGGGTGGGAGCGCGTGTGCTGGGAGGCATCGATGTCGGCGACGGAGCGGTCATCGGCGCCAACGCCGTCGTGATCGAGGACGTCGCACCGGGAGCCACGGTCGTGGGTGTGCCGGGGCGTGTGCTCACGACCGGCGCCGGGCAGGACGGCGAATGA